Proteins encoded by one window of Anguilla rostrata isolate EN2019 chromosome 9, ASM1855537v3, whole genome shotgun sequence:
- the LOC135263991 gene encoding gig2-like protein DreN: MSLTFNGWETLFDGKRRLKPGQAPKRGRGYTMFHGTHKSNAKAIITSGFKPSAGGTLGPGVYCSRDLNKATAYPALCPQNDRVVFRLLVRVGKVKRIDGQSMNLINTWHQNGYDTAWLPSSMGRPEEDCVWDPKRLTVVGIEHCTDTQVKNDLENLIKQRGKGVSVSATPSQAECKICGKSTQPQTTHVLQKCWGCGTLICNFMDKHVCRGKS, translated from the coding sequence ATGTCACTCACGTTCAATGGCTGGGAAACGCTGTTCGATGGAAAGCGGCGGCTGAAGCCGGGCCAGGCACCGAAGAGGGGGCGAGGCTACACCATGTTTCACGGGACGCACAAGAGCAATGCCAAGGCCATAATCACGTCTGGGTTCAAGCCTTCTGCCGGAGGCACGCTGGGCCCTGGGGTCTACTGCAGTAGAGACCTTAACAAGGCAACGGCGTACCCTGCGTTATGTCCCCAGAACGACAGGGTCGTCTTCAGGCTCCTCGTGCGAGTGGGAAAGGTCAAGAGGATTGACGGACAGAGCATGAACTTGATAAACACGTGGCATCAGAACGGCTACGACACGGCCTGGCTGCCGTCTTCCATGGGCCGCCCCGAGGAAGACTGCGTCTGGGACCCGAAGAGACTCACCGTGGTGGGGATTGAGCACTGCACTGATACGCAAGTCAAAAATGACTTGGAAAACCTCATTAAGCAGCGAGGTAAGGGGGTGTCGGTTAGCGCCACCCCCTCGCAGGCCGAGTGTAAGATATGTGGGAAATCCACGCAGCCTCAGACCACTCATGTACTCCAAAAGTGTTGGGGCTGCGGAACGCTAATCTGCAATTTCATGGATAAGCATGTATGCCGCGGTAAGAGTTGA